The sequence CTATTCTATTTAGTATCCCAAATAATAGAATTGATTAACAAATTAAAAGGATGCGCATGCTTTGTTAGTTCttacacataattaattagtaaatttatattgctattaaatttaaatatataatatgatataaattaTTTACGCATCAATTTGGAATCTCGTAGAAGATCCACCGAATTAGCCGTTGATTAACGTAAAGCCTAGGAAATCATAGTTGTCCCTTTGATCTCCGAATCCCCACCCATTTCTCACGGCAATCCAGGCCACCGCCGTAAAATCCTTTTTCACCACCATCACCTATGGCGGCTGTCTCCCGCCTTTTCAGATCATCCTCCTCCGCCCCATCCTTTTCTCTCATCCGGAGGTCTCTATCCATGGTGGCCGCCGCACCGTCACCCACGTCACACCAATCAAACCCTTCCCGCCCAATCCCCGCCGGCAGGAATGTCCAATGGGTATTTTTGGGATGCCCTGGTGTAGGAAAAGGCACCTATGCTAGTCGACTTTCCGATCTTCTCGGGGTGCCGCATATCGCCACCGGCGATCTGGTTCGGGAAGAGCTCTCATCTTCTGGTCCGCTATCCAATGAAGTACACCTTTTTTCTTCTGACAATTTCATACCCGTATTTATATctgtatttatatttataaatcgCTTGGTTAAAGCGCGCGGATATGCTTTtatgatttctatttttttggaATATAGTATTGGGAATTTTGATCTGATATTGTGATCCTGAAGAAATCTTGAGTTGAAGATGTGACGTTTGAAGTCTCCTAccgttataaaaaaaaattcataaatctcCATTAACTTTTATATAGTTGCCTATGTAATTTGATCTATTGATGTAAAGATTAGCTGGGTTAATTGCGTTACTTTCCAAGACGGTGGGAAGCTCTGAAAAGCCATGAACAGGAAGTTCTGAGGCACTCTCAAGTTCCATCCACTTTAgcaagaataaatatattattcttagaAAAGTTAAGAACTTGAGTGACTGTACAAGAGGTTCAGATTTAGGAAGCGTATAGCTCATAACGACTAATGAGTGTCGATGTTCATGAGTTTTGAATTCTTTTATGACTCGAAATGACATAACAACATGCAAATTAGCGAACAGATTGAAattttatgaatgtttttgCTGATTGGGGCGTGTGGAGGGTTTTTTATATGCATCATAGCATCTGAAGTTTTAAGCAACAGATAACAATCTTGTTTTTCTCACATTTGTGCTGTTTTACTTTTGATTGAATGTTTTTCTCTGTTCTCATTCACAGCTTGCAGAGATCGTAAACCAGGGTAAATTGGTGCCTGATGAGATCATTATAAACTTATTGTCAAAGAGGCTTGAGATGGGAGAAGCCAAAGGAGAATCGTGGTTCATACTTGATGGTTTTCCTCGCACAGTCCGACAAGCAGTAAGTGGTTAATTTTTATAGTTGCTACCGAGCTTAATTAGATTTCAGCTCTAATAGGGTCCTGATAAACATCTTCTAATTGTGATCAACTTGCTTTCTTGCACCCGTCTTAGTGTCCTGCTTTATAATATGAAGTTTATGATTTGGAAGGGCCTGAAAAATGGGGGAGTGGTTGCAGGTCCTGACGTGGTTGTCATAGGGCCATTACTTTGTAATTACTCTGGATACTATTATGCTGGTGTAAATGGTTTATATTAGATGATTTGTTAATAGTTTCCTGTACTAGTGACGAAAGTGTTCTGAACTCAGATAATTGATTGTTGGAGCCAACGATATAAAGGTACACTTTGTAATGGAAGGCACTACTGGTAATTTATGTTCTAATTCTAGTTGTGAAAACCTTTAATTTCCATCTGGTATTTTATCTATTtggaatttattattatttttaatttttatgtttttgtaaCTAAATATTTCTTTCCACGTTATAGCAAGCCAGGAGTGAGACATCATACTGtttgttttgaatttgaatattGGAGATTCTAGCTTGGAACATTCTGCATACTGGGCAATTCTAGTTTCAGCTTATAGTAAGGAATTGATGTTACTTTATAAGATCTTCTGGGCTGTCAGTTAGAGGTCTAAATGCCCAATTCTTTCCTCAGAAGGGAAGGGTTCGAGCAATCGGATGGAATTGATTTTTATGTGGAAATAGGATCTTTCTCTAAACCTCCGCACCAACTACCAAATAAGAAAAACTTGAATGAGAGAGGTGGTTCATCTTTTCGGTGAATGACAAAACAGGAAATCCAGAGGACGGGGGATTTTACTGTCTTCTAGTGTTCATCTTCCTCCTTGCGCATTATCTCTTCATTCTTACTAGACATGCTCATTGTGTTGGGGAAGAACTTACTCATTTATCTGGAAGATGTCTAAAATGAATATCTGAATAGTTGCTTTTTTCCGCCTCATGCAGGAAATATTGGATGAAGTGACAGACATCGACCTGGTGGTGAATTTGAAGCTCCCAGAGAGTGTACTCATAGAAAAATGCCTTGGAAGAAGGATTTGCGGCCAATGTGGGAAGAATTTTAATGTTGCTACCATAAATGTCAAGGGTGAAAATGGTAATCCTGACATGAATATGTCCCCacttcctcctcctcctcagTGTGCTTCAAAGCTGATAACTCGTTCCGATGATACTGAAGCTATCGTAAAAGAAAGGCTTCGTGTGTACAATGAAAAGGTACTGCTTCTTCGGGGCTCCCCCTCCCTCTTTTTGCCTCGTAAGGAGATGGAACTTTGGGGAAgatgatttttatcatttcttGAATAACAGAGTATCTTTGTAGATTTTGGTAACAAACAAGATGACAGATTAAGCTCATTTAGTTCTCTGTCTTTTAAACGATGCAGAGTCAGCCGGTCGAGGGTTTCTATCAGGACCAAGGAAAGCTTCTGGAATTCAATTTACCAGGAGGCATCCCAGAGTCATGGCCAAAGTTGCTGGAAGCACTAAACCTTGACGATAACGAGGTTAAACAGTATGCCACAGCATGATCAGTCGTCATGCACGTTTTCACATCTTTCTTAATCTTTTTTTGCagaaaacataatattttttcgaattCCCTTTCACCCGTTCTCAATATTCGGGAAAATAACAAAACAATTGAATTCTTGGCCGTTAATTATATTGGCTGTTGTCTTTTGTGCTTCTTATTTTTGGGTTGCAGAATTTTGTTGTAATATTAAAGTAGTGAATGGGTGCAGTGTTGCAGCCTGAAATTGACTTTTTGTAATAAGAATTTGCTGACAGGTGCCGAATATGATTATCTAAAATTTTCATCATATTGTGTTTTAAAAGATGTCGCTGCATAAATCTGGCCGCTTGGGcggatatttaaaaaaacatatttttttacaaaaaataagaaaattaataGTCCATGAAACCGAATCTaattcatattatcataatatttcaaatatattagtGAATCGGATGAAGTGTTGGAGCAATACGAagatggcaaaaacttgtatgagacggtctcacgggtcatatttgtgagacagatctcttatttgggtcatccatgaaaaagtattactttttatgttaagagtattactttttattgtgaatatgggtagggttgattcgtctcacagattaagatccgtgagacggtctcacatgaaacCCACTAGATTAGGAAAAAACTGCATAGGTGTTCTGTGGTCGTCTAACACTTTTtagaatattgttttttatattcctaaaattatttgataagtGGCAAAGAAAACATTCAGTCAAGGGcaaattaaatatctttttatATTCTGTCAGATTGAAAAATTGTGGATAACTAGTAATTCCCATtcgtattaaaaaataaatatgaaaatgataGTTATAGTTggtaaacaataaatttattgaaatgTACATAAAATATGATGTGTaggatatataatataaaaataaattaaagataacTAATATGGTATGATAAATATTGAATGTTTGATATAATTTTACTAAGTATGATTAAATTTGTCGGTCGGACCATAACGACAATATTATCCATactaaaataaactttttttttcttttcatttctaTCAAGATTTCCCACATGTGCAATTAGGGGTGAGCATTGGGGTTTGGATATCGGAATTACATAATCgagttttttcttcaaaatggCGGGTTTGAGTTTGTACCTCAAtcggattttttttttcgagttgGTGTCGGGTACTCAAATTAGCACCTGACATattgaacatattttttaaggttttatgtttttatataattttaattaaagaaaaaatgttattcttttttgtttccttatatttttgtgtgtgtatatatatatatatgttgattaatatatatttacaaaaGAAAAGAATTAATGctctttttaatatttaaaataaaatttgccgATTTATCCTCTTTCATAATGcgatgcaattttttttaaaaaatctaactCATTTTTACATCGTAATTATAAATATTCACCATTACtacatttatttttcaaaatatcaagCATAAACTATTATCATAATTGATTTTCAGGTATGATGATTTTCATTAATTTGGACTGGAGTTTTCTCCATATTGACCAACATTTATCAAGGGTCTATGAGATTTTAGagtgtttttaaaaaatgtattaaCCATATGATGAAACATGATAACTTATTACTCAGTCATTTATCAAGTGtatcaatttattaatattatagaaTTATGAATATTGCAAAAATTTGTActttttgaattaaaataaaaaccaaactGATTGGACCGAAGATAAAAGACGATATGTCTATCAATGCTATTAATATTTTATCCTACATAATTACATTTGTcttcaaaagaaaatagagaatTAATATTTACATTCTAGTTCAAATTTATTCACAAATGATGTGCAAATAATAAGAAATTGAgtataaatatcaatttttaagaaTGTATATTCATCATAAATATTGTTATAGTCGAtttatttttaagtaattttgttaaaaaaatagaaaatataaaattaaaataaaaattaaaaaaataaatacgaCGCCGTCAACAGTTTGTGCCCACAACCTGACTTCCGTCATAACGGCGTCTTTTCGCCGTAGATTTCAGACTTTTTTAGAGCAGCCACGTGTACACCGATTGGCCGGCTTCAAATCCAAATTGATTCGGTTCAATGACCTTGGGCTCTCGTCTTTAGATTTGGTCCACGCCATATGGCCACATCACCCGAATCAATCACACGTGGCATTTCTCTATCCTACGTGTCGTTCACGGAAACGGCCCATCGTCCACGTTCTGCATCGGGATTCAACAAATTGCTTCAAGCTGAAGGCCCCGTATTTACCAAAACCAGTCGAGACCCACTCCCCAACTCAAAAAAGTATGCCttatcttaaaatatttatttgaacccTGATTTGGCTATGTTTGGATGTGATCTAGGTTCTCTGTCGTTGTTGTTGTTACTTCTTTTACATTCGtgctctgtttttttttttaaattcattatcttcattttttaaaaaatttgaaggcGAAATTGCAATCGTTGATGTTCGATTTGTGTcgtaagggtgagctaagaaGGTCTTGCTTCGTAGTTTTGAAAAACCATTTATCCGTTTGGTTTTTGAATTGTTTGTTTAAATGTCTAGTGTTGGTGTTTGTAAAATGTTAGGGTTTGTCCGATGATGCTCTGTTCTGTTGTGTGCAGGGTATGAGCAATCTTCAGGGCATTGAGGAATCTTTGTGAACAGACGGGAGAAGGTTCAATTCGGAATTTTGGGGTTCAATTAAGAAGCTGCTTATCTGATTTTGCTTCCTCATTCTTTCTTTACCTGGCAAGAATTTATTTGAGACTCATTTTGACTGTTTTTTGACGGATGAATTTGGATTTACGAAAGGTTTGGATTTACCTAGGGATTTTTCACTTATAAGATTTGAAAAGAAATGCTTTAATGGAATTTGAAATCTTTATAATGAACTAAAAAGGTATTGGATCAGAATGATCGATTTCAAATTCTTAATTATGTTGGTctgtatatatttttaacaatttacgcataaagtttgaatttttctttCAGATGCTCGGTTACCATTGCTCGCCTCATGTGGGTCTGTTACTGATTTGTGTTTTTATTTATGAAGGGAATGCTTTATCAGAGATTTTCATATAAGTGATTTGGGATCTAGTTGGTGGTGTGTATCAATGAATATTGAAGCTAATAAAGAAAAGGAGTTACCGGATGAGGATAGTGGTGTTAAAGATGAGGACGCTGGAGGTGCGACTGAGTTAGATCTTCCTGGGGAGGTGCAAATGCGACACCAACCATCTCAAGGGACAGTGGTTTGTTGGGAGAGGTTTCTTCACGTGAGATCTATTCGGGTGTTGCTTGTGGAGAATGATCATTCCACACGCCATATTGTTTCTGCTCTACTCAGGAACTGTAATTATGAAGGTTGGTGCATTGAATTATGCTGAAGAAGCCTTCTCTCAAATGCTTAGTGCTGTTCTCGTTATCAATGATTAGTTGGATTAACCTCTGTTGTGGTGATGTTGTGGATTGAAGTTCAAGATTTTTACTACTTTCAAGTTTCAAAGTATCTCTATACTTTATGGCAAAATAATTCTCTGAATGAACAAAATATGACGTTAAATTTTTTACAAGTATTCCATACCGGTTTGGAGATGAgaaatattaaagttttaaatccGACATGGCCACACAGCAATTTCAGCTAACATCTTTATTCtgctctttttcttttcttcttttctgtCTAACATGTCTCTTTCATCTTCATATGGAATTAACATTTTGTTTTCTGATATTTCTTAATCAACTGTATGTAGAAAATTTAGTTTTTGCCTGTTTACTTCTCCTTCCTACTCATTTTTGTCTGAAAGGATAATGAATGGGAGAGttgaaattcaagaaaaagaataTTCATAATTGGTATTATTAATATGACATCGAGCGAATATTTTTGGGTGTGAACATCACCTGAGGCTTGCTTTGGATAGCATTTTGCAGTTCGTTTTTTTCCTTCCATGTATTTATGGCATGCAAGGTAAATAATGGATGACGGGAGTTTAAGAGTTGCAATGTAGATATCAGaatcttcaaaatatttttgttttgaagtaCTAGAAATATTTGCTTTTACATGTCAAGTGTTGActgtaaaatttttctctcggATGAGTAACATACACAGATTTAATTAAAGACAACACATGTTTTTCTGGCCCCTCCAGTACGTTTATAATTCATGATGTTCATTACATTTTTAGAAGGATCAGAAAGAAAAATACTTCCGATCCTTCAGAATCAAATCGAAggaaaatttatttcatgtggTTCGATTCTGAAGCAATGATAAGAATCtcttttcatatatatttaggGAATTTTCTCCATATTTGCGTTGATTAGATTCAGGCTGATAAATGTGATTCTTTGGCTTTAGTCTGCTTATTTTATCATTCTTTTATTCATTGATATTTTGTCATTGAAACGCTATATGCAGTATTAGATGCTGCTAATGGACTGCAGGCGTGGAAAATCTTACAAGATCTCAACAACCATGTTGACCTCGTTTTGACAGAGGTGGTAATGCCTAATTTATCTGGAATAGCTCTATTATGCAAGATTATGGGCCACAAAACTCGCAAGAATATTCCTGTCATTAGTGAGTAACTATTCCCATTAATcagtataatattttttgtgccATGTAATGGATGCTGTTAACTCGACCCTTGATGAGATTTTCTTGCAGTGATGTCATCAAATGATTCAATGGGGTTAGTCGTTATGTGTCTGTCTAAAGGCGCAGTTGACTTCTTGGTGAAACCTATTCGGAAAAATGAGCTTAAGAACCTTTGGCAGCATGTCTGGAGGAGATGCCACAGTGTGAGTCATCTCTACTTGTTTAACCCTATTTGTGAACCATTAACTTGTGAACAATAAACACATAAATAAAGACGATACATAGGGTATTACATTGCATGTGTACCATGCTTACATACGGTTATACTTCTGAGTTGATTGTAGTTGCCTCTGAATTCATAAAGTTGTCACTCACTGGATTTTTTAGCTTTATTTCTTGATATTTCCTATACAATTATTGCTGCAACAGAAGACACTTATTAAAAGTACGAATACAACTGTGCTAACTGAAAAACAGGACATTTGAGATTGTCCTCTATTCCTCTTGGAGGCGGTCTTTGATGGATCTTATGGCTTGTTTGTCCCTTTTTcgaatttataaattataaattgttGTTCTTATTAAACTAGTTCCGTCCAATTTTATCACGCGCATTTACTTAACCTTCTCGATTATTTGTGCTGCCTCAGTCTAGTGGAAGCGGGAGTGAAAGTGGAACACGAACTCAAAAATATGTAAGATCGAAAGGTAGTGAGAAATCAGAGAACAACGAAAGCAAtgattgggaaaatgaaaagagCAATGGCTTAACTGTGGGTGATGGAAGTGATGATGGGAGTGGAGCACAAGTAAGGAAGTGCTCTTTTTTGTCCGTCCCTCTTGGTAGATTGCAAGACTTTGTTTTGTCTGCGTTGATGTTATTAATTCTTTTACAGAAGAACCTGCAGATTGCAAAAATGTTATCTTTTGTATTAGTATGACTTAATATTCCTAGATTTTACATAACTCGGTTTATTTCTTTTCAACCCAATGTGAGTTTGATAtctgaaattttaaataatttttgcaaGGCTACTCTCTCtttttctaaaatataaaaGGTGCGAATAAGCCATACAAAGAAACCCCATAATGTGGTAACTATTATGCAACAGTTTGTCACACAGAGTTCAATAATCATACTAAAGAGTTTATCAGATTAAGTAGTCCACAATCTTTTTGTCTCGTATGCTGCATGTTTGAACATGAAATTTTGGCACCAGGCGATGCCAATTTGAACCTGGCTTTCTTTCGATTAGTGATTCTTGGTGATAAATCAATTAGCATCACACCGAGGTTTAATTTGAATAACATAGTATTCTCATCAATGAGTGGTTCACTTTTCCAAATTCAAGGAATGGTGGTGCTTCTCCGTTTTAGCCATGTCATTGCATGTGGAAAGTTATCGATTCTTTACATGTGATGCCAGTATAACTCGGTCCTTATTATACAGAGCTCTTGGACAAAACAAGCTGTAGAAGTTGAAAGTTCACAAGTTATGTCACCAATGGATCAAGCAGCTGAGTGTCAAGATGGTACGTGTGCCCAAGTTATTTGTTCAAATGCTGAAACCTCTGGCGTTAAAAGGATGCATATTTGTCTATCCAAGGGATACCATGGGCAAAAACAACCTGGTAATATGTATTATGTGGTTTTCTTCTAAATTCTTTTTCTTTACATGATCTGACAAATTATGTCCCCGTAGATACTGTTGGAGAGGATGAGGATTTGAAGGCAAGCATTCCTAAACACTGGAAATCACAATATGAAAATCCAGTTAAAGTTCCCCTTTCCCTCACAGGCCCAAATCCCAATTCCTTGTCGGAGGTAAATTGCAATACAAGCATGAAGCAGGTCGAGGAGGGACGACCCACTCCAATAAGTGAATACTT comes from Primulina huaijiensis isolate GDHJ02 chromosome 2, ASM1229523v2, whole genome shotgun sequence and encodes:
- the LOC140971728 gene encoding adenylate kinase-like, with the translated sequence MAAVSRLFRSSSSAPSFSLIRRSLSMVAAAPSPTSHQSNPSRPIPAGRNVQWVFLGCPGVGKGTYASRLSDLLGVPHIATGDLVREELSSSGPLSNELAEIVNQGKLVPDEIIINLLSKRLEMGEAKGESWFILDGFPRTVRQAEILDEVTDIDLVVNLKLPESVLIEKCLGRRICGQCGKNFNVATINVKGENGNPDMNMSPLPPPPQCASKLITRSDDTEAIVKERLRVYNEKSQPVEGFYQDQGKLLEFNLPGGIPESWPKLLEALNLDDNEVKQYATA
- the LOC140971729 gene encoding two-component response regulator-like APRR7 isoform X2 translates to MNIEANKEKELPDEDSGVKDEDAGGATELDLPGEVQMRHQPSQGTVVCWERFLHVRSIRVLLVENDHSTRHIVSALLRNCNYEVLDAANGLQAWKILQDLNNHVDLVLTEVVMPNLSGIALLCKIMGHKTRKNIPVIMMSSNDSMGLVVMCLSKGAVDFLVKPIRKNELKNLWQHVWRRCHSSSGSGSESGTRTQKYVRSKGSEKSENNESNDWENEKSNGLTVGDGSDDGSGAQSSWTKQAVEVESSQVMSPMDQAAECQDGTCAQVICSNAETSGVKRMHICLSKGYHGQKQPDTVGEDEDLKASIPKHWKSQYENPVKVPLSLTGPNPNSLSEVNCNTSMKQVEEGRPTPISEYFFEKLEGNNATDDSKDPKFELSLKRLRGGEDIGRSVQDDRYILRRSEQSAFSRYDASSNFLKAADGITGCSSIFGNSVEVSNQIFLTDNLAYQGSNGVSDNIDMSSTTNKLTTQPSIRKDKSEATSTINHLHQSAFKPVKNDLRFSQQRDYPILQRCSSKELEIQHPHRGKNFPHHNHHFHNLEEKPPSNLDDSAPKKLASLDPDFGSSSVLGGPINYSLNGSASGSNRVSDGQNVSNTALNTPENNAESDVGQAGNGSGDANNNTGGGNRMDENKLTQREAALNKFRQKRKERCFTKKVRYQNRKKLAEQRPRVRGQFVKKTGHDSSNNRSDE